The following proteins come from a genomic window of Tepidiforma thermophila:
- a CDS encoding crotonase/enoyl-CoA hydratase family protein, protein MNDYRTILYEVERGRARITLNRPEKLNALSLELQQELHDALWEADNDTRVHAVIIRGAGRAFSAGYDLTPLGNRRPAPEGDHYTSVYRGARTFDDDAWQLERAQRLRMAIFDMHKPVVAQVHGYCLAGGTDIAFLCDIVIAAEDAVIGFPPARAMGSLPNQMWVYHCGPQWTKRLFLTGDTITGAEAAKIGLVLKAVPANLLAQEVEGLVDRMAMIDTDLLSANKRIVNLALELMGARTMQRLGAENDARAHLAPSVREFGRIAAEQGLKAALHWRDAKFGDGRARVEGPEIRDEHGRLV, encoded by the coding sequence ATGAACGACTACCGCACCATCCTCTACGAAGTCGAACGCGGCCGGGCGCGCATCACCCTCAACCGCCCCGAAAAGCTCAACGCCCTCAGCCTCGAACTCCAGCAGGAGCTCCACGACGCCCTCTGGGAGGCCGACAACGACACCCGCGTCCACGCCGTCATCATCCGCGGCGCCGGCCGCGCCTTCTCCGCCGGCTACGACCTCACCCCCCTCGGCAACCGCCGCCCTGCGCCCGAGGGCGACCACTACACCTCCGTGTACCGCGGCGCACGCACCTTCGACGACGACGCCTGGCAGCTCGAGCGCGCCCAGCGCCTCCGCATGGCGATCTTCGACATGCACAAGCCCGTCGTCGCCCAGGTCCATGGCTACTGCCTCGCCGGCGGTACCGATATCGCCTTCCTCTGCGACATCGTCATCGCCGCCGAAGACGCCGTCATCGGCTTCCCGCCCGCCCGCGCCATGGGCTCCCTCCCCAACCAGATGTGGGTTTACCACTGCGGCCCCCAGTGGACGAAGCGCCTCTTCCTCACCGGCGACACCATCACCGGCGCGGAGGCCGCCAAGATCGGCCTCGTCCTCAAGGCCGTCCCCGCGAATCTCCTCGCCCAGGAGGTTGAAGGCCTCGTCGACCGCATGGCCATGATCGACACCGACCTCCTCTCCGCCAACAAGCGGATCGTCAACCTTGCCCTCGAACTCATGGGCGCCCGCACCATGCAGCGCCTCGGCGCGGAGAACGACGCGCGCGCCCACCTCGCACCCTCCGTCCGCGAATTCGGCCGCATCGCCGCCGAGCAGGGCCTCAAGGCTGCCCTCCACTGGCGCGACGCGAAGTTCGGCGACGGCCGCGCCCGCGTCGAGGGCCCCGAAATCCGCGACGAGCACGGCCGCCTGGTCTGA